One genomic segment of Coffea arabica cultivar ET-39 chromosome 6e, Coffea Arabica ET-39 HiFi, whole genome shotgun sequence includes these proteins:
- the LOC113694707 gene encoding WAT1-related protein At5g07050-like: protein MEGKGCLGNFFHSAKPYFAMICLQFGYAGMNIITKVSLNRGMSHYVLVVYRHAFATAVIAPFAIFLERKVRPKITFPIFMQIFVLGLLGPVIDQNFYYAGLKFTSPTFSCAMSNMLPAMTFVMAVLCRMEKVHIKKIRCQAKVIGTVVTVAGAMLMTLYKGHVINLVWSGHVQPHYSSAPAAAATSDKDWIKGSILLILATLAWASFFILQAFTMKRYTAPLSLTSLVCFMGTLQSIAVTFVMEHKASVWTIGWDINLLAAAYAGIVSSSIAYYVQGLVMEKRGPVFVTAFSPLMMIIVAIMGSFILAEKIYVGGVLGAILIVFGLYSVLWGKYKEYQEKVADIIPEPVKGGAGNNSQSVLAIDDDIEANIVEMQKAEINKSAAPAIAISAPVPQPPMIALEAPKV from the exons atggagggaaaaggatGTCTTGGCAATTTTTTCCACAGTGCAAAGCCTTACTTTGCCATGATTTGCTTGCAATTTGGTTACGCTGGCATGAACATTATCACAAAAGTGTCCCTTAATAGAGGGATGAGCCATTATGTCCTTGTGGTTTATAGACATGCTTTTGCCACTGCTGTGATTGCTCCCTTTGCGATTTTCCTTGAGAG GAAAGTGAGGCCAAAGATTACATTTCCAATTTTCATGCAGATTTTTGTTCTAGGACTTCTTGG GCCGGTGATTGATCAGAACTTCTACTATGCTGGGCTCAAATTTACATCTCCAACTTTCTCATGCGCCATGAGTAACATGCTCCCTGCAATGACATTCGTCATGGCTGTCCTCTGCAG GATGGAGAAAGTTCACATAAAGAAGATCAGATGCCAAGCAAAGGTGATAGGAACTGTAGTCACTGTTGCTGGAGCCATGTTGATGACATTGTACAAAGGTCACGTCATCAATCTGGTTTGGTCAGGGCATGTCCAGCCTCATTATTCTTCCGCACCAGCAGCTGCTGCAACCTCTGATAAAGACTGGATTAAGGGCTCCATTCTCCTGATTCTTGCCACCCTTGCCTGGGCTTCTTTCTTCATCCTTCAGGCCTTTACAATGAAAAGATACACTGCTCCACTGTCCCTTACATCGCTTGTGTGCTTCATGGGAACTTTACAATCTATTGCTGTCACATTTGTGATGGAGCACAAGGCCTCTGTCTGGACAATTGGTTGGGACATAAACCTTCTAGCTGCTGCTTATGCT GGTATTGTTTCGTCAAGCATTGCATACTATGTTCAAGGCCTAGTGATGGAAAAAAGAGGGCCAGTCTTTGTGACTGCTTTTAGTCCATTGATGATGATAATCGTCGCAATCATGGGCTCCTTCATTTTGGCTGAGAAGATATACGTTGGAGG TGTTCTTGGGGCAATTTTAATTGTGTTTGGACTTTACTCTGTTCTGTGGGGAAAATACAAGGAATACCAAGAGAAAGTAGCAGATATTATTCCTGAACCAGTCAAGGGAGGTGCAGGAAATAATAGCCAAAGTGTACTGGCCATAGATGATGATATTGAAGCCAACATTGTGGAAATGCAGAAAGCTGAAATCAACAAATCCGCTGCCCCTGCCATAGCCATTAGTGCTCCTGTGCCTCAGCCTCCCATGATAGCTCTGGAAGCACCAAAGGTCTAA